From Phragmites australis chromosome 5, lpPhrAust1.1, whole genome shotgun sequence, a single genomic window includes:
- the LOC133919447 gene encoding deSI-like protein At4g17486: protein MGARNDGASTPVLLNVYDLTPANDYLYWLGFGVFHSGIEVHGTEYGFGAHDFSSSGVFEVESKSCPGFIYRRTVWLGTTDMSQEEFRSFIEKLAGKYHGNSYNLITKNCNHFTDDVCQNLTGKPIPAWVNRLARVGSVFDCLLPESVQVSPVGRVPTLRPISDDDLNSISSSIIGDSDEDEAEDKHLLPAPSNDLHSVDVPPKLAKDLMKL, encoded by the exons ATGGGCGCGCGGAACGACGGTGCGTCGACGCCGGTGCTGCTCAACGTGTACGACCTCACGCCCGCGAACGATTACCTTTATTGGCTCGGCTTCGGCGTCTTCCACTCTGGGATTGAAG TCCATGGCACAGAATATGGATTTGGAGCCCACGACTTCTCATCCAGTGGTGTGTTTGAGGTGGAATCGAAAAGTTGCCCCGGCTTTATCTATAGAAGGACAGTGTGGCTAGGCACAACAGACATGTCGCAGGAAGAATTCCGCTCATTTATTGAAAAACTTGCAGGGAAGTATCATGGGAACTCATATAATTTGATTACAAAGAACTGCAATCATTTCACGGATGATGTCTGTCAGAACTTAACTGGAAAACCCATCCCTGCCTGGGTGAATAggcttgctagagtag GTTCAGTTTTTGACTGCCTGCTCCCAGAAAGCGTCCAAGTTTCTCCTGTCGGTCGTGTCCCAACTCTTCGTCCAATTTCTG ATGATGATTTAAATTCAATATCTTCGTCAATCATTGGGGACAGTGACGAGGACGAGGCTGAGGACAAGCACCTGTTGCCAGCACCATCCAATGACCTGCATTCTGTAGATGTGCCACCGAAGTTAGCGAAAGACCTTATGAAGCTCTAA
- the LOC133919445 gene encoding putative lipase ROG1: MGDLGEGDWREATEEAAPPAPATAGGGADHLVVMVHGIVGSTADWKFGAEQFHKLLSDKVIVHCSNCNMHKLTLDGIDVMGERLAQEVIEEINRRPHIKKISFVSHSVGGLVARYAIGRLYRTPRRTFQSAPQTLSDNNIGTIHGLEAVNFITAASPHLGSRGNKQVPFLFGVTAIENFACYVIHLIFGRTGKHLFLTDNDDGKPPLLQRMVDDCGDLQFMSALQAFRRRVVYSNVGHDHIVGWRTSSIRRDSELPKWVDSTNKIYPHIVYEELSKAETPNQCAGAADVDNCTLEELLLRGLKRVSWQKVDVSFHNSKVRSAAHSLIQVKDPVMHCEGADVIQHMIDHFIL; this comes from the exons ATGGGTGACCTAGGCGAAGGAGACTGGCGGGAGGCGACCGAGGAGGCTgcgccgcccgcgccggcgacggccggaggcgGGGCCGACCACCTGGTGGTCATGGTGCACGGGATCGTCGGGAG CACAGCAGATTGGAAGTTTGGAGCTGAGCAATTTCATAAGTTGCTCTCGGACAAAGTCATAGTTCATT GTAGTAACTGCAACATGCACAAGCTAACGTTAGACGGTATTGATGTGATGGGCGAGCGATTGGCACAAGAG GTTATTGAAGAAATTAACAGAAGACCACATATAAAAAAGATATCTTTTGTTTCTCATTCTGTTGGAGGATTGGTTGCAAGATACGCCATTGGAAGACTTTATAGGACACCAAGAAGAACATTCCAAAGTGCTCCTCAAACTTTGAGTGACAACAACATAGGTACCATACATGGACTTGAGGCAGTGAACTTCATAACTGCTGCGTCACCGCATCTTGGTTCCCGAGGAAACAAGCAG GTTCCTTTCCTTTTCGGAGTTACAGCAATTGAAAATTTTGCGTGCTACGTCATTCATTTGATATTTGGAAGAACTGGCAAACACCTCTTTCTTACTGACAATGATGATGGAAAGCCTCCATTACTGCAACGCATGGTGGACGATTGTGGGGACCTGCAGTTTAT GTCTGCTTTGCAAGCATTTAGACGAAGAGTGGTATACTCCAATGTTGGTCATGATC ATATTGTCGGGTGGAGGACATCATCCATAAGACGAGATTCGGAATTACCCAAG TGGGTTGATTCAACAAACAAGATTTACCCACATATTGTATATGAGGAACTATCCAAAGCAGAAACTCCTAATCAATGTGCTGGCGCTGCTGATGTGGACAACTGCACACTAGAAG AACTTCTTTTAAGAGGACTTAAGCGTGTGTCATGGCAAAAGGTGGATGTTAGCTTCCACAACAGCAAAGTAAGATCTGCAGCACATAGTCTGATTCAG GTAAAGGATCCCGTGATGCATTGCGAAGGTGCCGATGTCATACAGCATATGATTGACCATTTTATTCTCTAG
- the LOC133919446 gene encoding nudix hydrolase 8-like — protein MEGSLVDSAAASLCATTEARRRTGRSGPRFLSCSCSSRDEPVTRAWASYSRVSRMPRAVRLVARIKGWNGNGHRWTTALEDSSVLEAREDEYGGMVVDADRLPSDMAAFARSLSASLSYWKLVGKKGVWLKLPLDRSEYIPLAVKEGFRYHHAEESYLMLTYWIPDEPCLLPANASHQVGVGGFVINDQMEVLVVQEKYSASALVGVWKLPTGFIHASEEIFTGAVREVKEETGINSEFVELIAFRHAHNVAFQKSDLFFICMLRPLPGDIKIDEVEIQAAKWMPLAEFIEQPFIQDDHMFKKIADICMQRLRERYCGLTAHSVISKFDGGTSTLYHNVAGPEPGG, from the exons ATGGAAGGCAGCCTCGTCGATTCAGCCGCGGCGAGTTTGTGCGCCACGACGGAGGCGCGCCGCCGCACAGGCCGGAGCGGCCCGAGGTTCTTGAGCTGTTCTTGCTCTTCCAGAG ATGAGCCGGTGACGAGGGCCTGGGCGTCCTACTCCCGCGTCAGTAGGATGCCGAGGGCGGTGAGATTGGTGGCGCGCATAAAAGGATGGAACGGCAATGGCCACAGGTGGACGACGGCGCTGGAGGACAGCTCCGTCCTCGAGGCCCGAGAGGACGAGTACGGCGGAATGGTTGTCGACGCCGACCGGCTGCCGTCCGACATGGCCGCGTTCGCGCGGTCCCTGTCGGCGTCGCTCTCCTACTGGAAGTTGGTG GGCAAGAAGGGGGTGTGGTTGAAGTTACCGCTGGATCGCTCCGAGTACATTCCATTAGCAGTGAAG GAAGGCTTTAGGTATCATCACGCAGAGGAGTCGTATCTGATGCTAACGTACTGGATCCCTGATGAACCCTGCTTGCTCCCGGCAAATGCCTCTCACCAGGTTGGAGTTGGGGGCTTCGTGATCAACGATCAAATGGAG GTTCTGGTGGTGCAAGAGAAATATTCTGCTTCAGCGTTAGTTGGTGTTTGGAAACTCCCAACGGGATTCATTCATGCG TCAGAAGAGATTTTCACAGGAGCTGTCAGAGAGGTCAAGGAGGAAACTGGA ATTAACTCTGAATTTGTGGAGCTGATTGCTTTTAG GCATGCACATAATGTGGCTTTCCAAAAGTCCGACCTGTTCTTCATCTGCATGCTGAGACCACTACCCGGTGATATCAAGATTGATGAAGTGGAAATTCAAGCAGCAAAG TGGATGCCACTCGCGGAGTTCATCGAGCAGCCGTTCATCCAGGACGACCACATGTTCAAGAAGATCGCCGACATCTGCATGCAGCGCCTCCGGGAGCGCTACTGCGGGCTGACGGCGCACAGTGTGATCTCCAAGTTCGACGGCGGGACGTCCACCTTGTACCACAACGTCGCCGGGCCCGAGCCCGGGGGGTAG
- the LOC133919448 gene encoding uncharacterized protein LOC133919448, with the protein MGHPPGRHLLRLTSRAVRSSAVLGGAGASSSNASPRPRTMSGGRPLRASSPPPPSAVAAAAYWESRALRRDGEEEGWEEVVAGGEGAASGPGEVEEEEEYRVVFWSPPTIDEVTGAVTSIQQVFENPFGVDSNITDRQTALLSTSGHSSGNSSGSDDWIEPAAYVLNSTALLSREHRNVLDAFRLLQKDPTVQKMVMSLSCDKAVWDAVMNNEAVQDFRRSLHDGKENNRKGNTGGPAEVLKWILDSAQGKIVEFLENVMKIVNMLIHPHCDEEKPDIYSDTVKASFMLTVFVFIVVAIARINSEQWDFKVW; encoded by the exons ATGGGCCATCCGCCGGGCAGGCACCTCCTCCGCCTCACCAGCCGCGCCGTGCGCTCCTCGGCGGTGCTCGGCGGCGCTGGCGCCTCCAGCTCCAACGCGTCCCCGCGTCCGCGCACCATGTCCGGCGGCCGGCCCCTGCGCGCCAGCTCGCCGCCCCCGCCCTCCGCGGTCGCCGCTGCCGCGTACTGGGAGTCCCGCGCGCTCCGCCGCGACGGGGAGGAGGAAGGCTGGGAGGAGGTCGTCGCCGGGGGCGAGGGGGCGGCCTCGGGTCCTGGTGAggtcgaggaagaagaggagtaTAGGGTGGTGTTCTGGTCCCCGCCCACCATAGACGAGGTCACCGGCGCTGTCACCAGCATCCAACA GGTATTTGAGAATCCTTTTGGTGTGGATTCAAATATAACCGATAGACAAACTGCACTACTGTCCACCTCAGGACATTCATCTGGCAATTCATCAGGATCAGATGACTGGATTGAACCTGCTGCCTATGTTCTCAACTCGACTGCTCTTCTTTCAAGGGAACATAGGAATGTTTTGGATGCTTTCCGTCTATTGCAAAAGGATCCCACCGTTCAG AAAATGGTTATGTCATTGTCATGTGATAAGGCTGTATGGGATGCTGTGATGAATAACGAAGCAGTTCAAGATTTCAGGAGATCCTTACATGATG GGAAAGAAAACAATAGAAAGGGGAACACTGGTGGTCCTGCAGAAGTGCTCAAGTGGATCTTGGACAGTGCTCAGGGAAAAATAGTGGAATTCCTTGAGAATGTAATGAAGATTGTCAACATGCTGATCCACCCTCACTGCGATGAAGAGAAGCCTGATATCTACAGTGACACAGTGAAGGCGTCCTTCATGCTCACAGTGTTCGTTTTCATTGTGGTGGCCATTGCTCGTATCAA TTCTGAACAGTGGGATTTCAAAGTGTGGTGA